The following are encoded in a window of Staphylococcus piscifermentans genomic DNA:
- the parC gene encoding DNA topoisomerase IV subunit A: MSEIIQDLSLEDVIGDRFGRYSKYIIQERALPDVRDGLKPVQRRILYAMYDSGNTYDKNFRKSAKTVGDVIGQFHPHGDTSVYDAMVRLSQEWKLRHVLIEMHGNNGSIDNDPPAAMRYTEAKLSQLSEELLRDINKDTVPFVPNYDDTTTEPMVLPARFPNLLINGSTGISAGYATDIPPHNLGEVIQATLKYIDNPDITVSQLMKYIKGPDFPTGGIIQGRDGIKKAYETGKGRIVVRSTVETETLRSGRQELIVSEIPYEVNKSSLVKKIDELRADKRVDGIMEVRDETDRTGLRIAIELKKDVNSEAILNFLYKNTDLQISYNFNMVAISDGRPKLMGIREIIDSYLNHQIDVVTKRTRYDLFHAEKRMHIVEGLMKALSVLDEVIAIIRGSKNKKDAKDNLVAEFDFTEEQAEAIVTLQLYRLTNTDIVALEKEHSELEEKIKGLRNILDNHDALLNVIKDELKEIRTRFKTERLSRIEAEIAEIKISKEVIVPSEETILSLSRDGYIKRTSIRSFNANRVEEVGLKDGDALLRYIETNTQHIALVFTNKGRYLYLPVHKLADIKWKDLGQHVSQLVPIENDEYVIDVFTEPDFKQKVDYIMATQNGMIKKSELELFKTSRFNKPLIAMKLKDDDKMINVMRIEQDQLITIVTHTGMSLTYSTDELSSTGLRAAGVKSINLKDEDIVEMTQLIQPEDTILMATQRGAVKRIGFKVLAEAKRAQRGIKLLKELKSKPHRIVGAEVITNPESIYTLYSNKDSFSGKVSDIHLTEQYTNGSFVVDTDEFGEVNALSISTADSSEEA; this comes from the coding sequence TTGAGTGAAATCATCCAGGACCTTTCGTTAGAAGATGTAATTGGTGACCGCTTCGGCAGATACAGTAAATACATCATTCAAGAACGTGCGCTGCCGGATGTGCGTGACGGTTTAAAACCTGTACAACGTCGTATTCTGTATGCAATGTATGATAGCGGAAACACTTATGATAAAAACTTCAGAAAAAGTGCTAAAACAGTCGGGGATGTTATCGGTCAATTCCATCCTCATGGCGACACTTCTGTTTATGATGCAATGGTGCGTCTGAGTCAAGAATGGAAATTGCGACATGTCTTAATTGAAATGCATGGGAACAACGGTAGTATTGATAACGATCCACCAGCTGCAATGCGTTATACAGAGGCTAAATTAAGCCAGTTATCTGAAGAATTATTACGAGATATTAATAAAGATACCGTGCCATTTGTACCGAACTATGACGATACGACAACGGAACCTATGGTATTGCCTGCTAGATTCCCGAACCTATTGATTAATGGGTCTACTGGTATTTCTGCAGGGTATGCGACAGATATTCCGCCTCATAATTTAGGTGAAGTGATTCAAGCAACTTTGAAATATATCGACAATCCTGATATTACAGTCAGTCAATTGATGAAATATATTAAAGGGCCGGATTTCCCGACTGGCGGTATTATTCAAGGCAGAGATGGAATCAAGAAAGCTTATGAAACAGGCAAAGGTCGCATTGTAGTACGCTCGACAGTGGAAACTGAGACGTTGAGAAGCGGTCGTCAAGAATTGATTGTGAGTGAAATTCCTTATGAAGTGAATAAAAGTTCACTTGTGAAAAAAATCGATGAATTGCGTGCTGATAAACGTGTCGACGGTATTATGGAAGTACGTGATGAAACTGATAGAACAGGTTTGCGTATTGCGATTGAATTGAAAAAAGATGTAAATAGTGAAGCGATATTGAATTTCTTGTACAAAAATACAGACTTGCAGATTTCTTATAACTTCAATATGGTAGCCATCAGTGATGGACGTCCTAAATTAATGGGAATTCGCGAAATTATCGATAGCTATTTGAATCATCAAATTGATGTAGTAACTAAACGTACACGCTATGACTTGTTCCATGCTGAAAAACGTATGCATATTGTGGAAGGGCTAATGAAAGCTTTATCTGTGTTAGATGAAGTCATTGCAATTATCCGTGGTTCTAAAAACAAAAAAGATGCCAAAGATAATTTAGTAGCTGAATTTGATTTTACGGAAGAACAAGCTGAAGCTATTGTGACATTGCAATTATATCGTTTAACGAATACGGATATTGTGGCTTTAGAAAAGGAACATAGTGAGTTAGAAGAAAAAATTAAAGGCTTACGTAATATCTTGGATAACCACGATGCCTTATTGAACGTGATTAAAGATGAATTGAAAGAAATTCGCACACGCTTTAAAACCGAGCGTTTGTCACGTATTGAAGCGGAAATCGCCGAAATTAAAATTTCAAAAGAAGTGATTGTGCCAAGTGAAGAAACCATTTTAAGTTTATCACGTGATGGATACATCAAACGTACTTCTATTCGCAGCTTTAACGCTAATCGGGTAGAAGAAGTCGGCTTGAAAGACGGCGATGCGTTATTGCGTTATATTGAAACAAATACTCAGCATATTGCATTAGTCTTTACAAATAAAGGACGCTACCTCTATCTTCCAGTGCATAAGCTAGCAGATATTAAGTGGAAAGATTTAGGACAGCATGTTTCGCAACTCGTACCGATTGAAAATGATGAATATGTAATCGATGTCTTTACTGAACCAGACTTCAAGCAAAAGGTCGATTATATTATGGCTACTCAAAACGGTATGATTAAGAAAAGTGAGTTAGAACTCTTCAAAACTTCACGTTTTAATAAACCATTGATTGCGATGAAATTAAAAGATGACGACAAGATGATTAATGTCATGCGTATCGAGCAAGATCAATTGATAACGATTGTGACACATACAGGCATGTCTCTTACTTATTCTACAGATGAATTATCAAGTACAGGTCTGCGTGCAGCTGGCGTTAAATCTATCAATTTGAAAGATGAAGACATTGTCGAAATGACACAGCTCATTCAACCTGAGGATACTATTCTGATGGCAACGCAACGCGGTGCTGTTAAACGCATCGGTTTCAAAGTGTTGGCGGAAGCGAAACGCGCACAACGCGGTATCAAACTGTTGAAAGAATTGAAATCGAAGCCGCACCGTATTGTAGGCGCTGAAGTTATCACTAATCCAGAAAGTATCTATACACTTTATTCTAATAAAGACAGCTTTTCTGGAAAAGTAAGTGACATTCATCTTACTGAACAATATACTAACGGTTCATTTGTAGTCGATACAGATGAATTTGGCGAAGTGAATGCACTTTCAATCTCTACAGCTGATTCTTCTGAAGAAGCATAA
- a CDS encoding HesB/YadR/YfhF family protein, whose protein sequence is MEFKLTDNAVKWFKDEFELPQSDKAIQFFVRYGGENQLKQGFSPAFNIDNKSDQAVEIGFEQDFDGVDVIIAEKDLWYFAGEDLVIDVGQHDEIEFVHNNASQAS, encoded by the coding sequence ATGGAATTCAAACTTACAGACAATGCAGTGAAATGGTTCAAAGATGAATTTGAATTACCGCAATCCGACAAAGCTATCCAATTTTTCGTACGCTACGGTGGCGAAAATCAATTAAAACAAGGTTTCAGTCCCGCGTTTAATATTGATAATAAATCAGATCAAGCCGTAGAAATTGGATTTGAACAAGACTTCGATGGCGTCGATGTCATTATTGCCGAAAAAGACTTATGGTACTTCGCTGGTGAAGATTTGGTTATTGATGTTGGCCAGCATGATGAAATTGAATTTGTACACAATAATGCTTCTCAAGCATCTTAA
- the acnA gene encoding aconitate hydratase AcnA yields MSSNLKEQAKKTFSLNGKTYTYYDLQALEEQGLTNINKLPYSIRVLLESVLRQEDGFVITDEHIEGLSKFGNGGEGEVPFKPSRVILQDFTGVPAVVDLASLRKAMDDVGGDIDKINPEVPVDLVIDHSVQVDSYANPEALQRNMKLEFHRNYERYQFLNWATKAFDNYNAVPPATGIVHQVNLEYLANVVHARDVDGETVAFPDTLVGTDSHTTMINGLGVLGWGVGGIEAEAGMLGQPSYFPIPEVIGVRLTNALPQGATATDLALRVTEELRKKGVVGKFVEFFGPGVQHLPLADRATIANMAPEYGATCGFFPVDEESLKYLRLTGRSEEQIELVEEYLKQNHMFFDVSKEDPSYTDVVELDLSTVEPSLSGPKRPQDLIKLGDMKESFEKSVTAPAGNQGFGYDESEFDKKAKIEFEDGRTAEMTTGDIAIAAITSCTNTSNPYVMLGAGLVAKNAVEKGLKVPEFVKTSLAPGSKVVTGYLADSGLQEYLDELGFNLVGYGCTTCIGNSGPLLPEIEKAISGEDLLVTSVLSGNRNFEGRIHPLVKGNYLASPPLVVAYALAGTVDIDLQHDSLGKDKDGNDVYLKDIWPSIKEVADAVDSAVTPELFREEYADVYTNNEMWNEIDVTDEPLYDFDPKSTYIQNPTFFQGLSKEPGTIEPLKNLRVMGKFGDSVTTDHISPAGAIGKDTPAGKYLQDNDVPIREFNSYGSRRGNHEVMVRGTFANIRIKNQLAPGTEGGFTTYWPTDEVMPIYDAAMKYKEDGTGLVVLAGNDYGMGSSRDWAAKGTNLLGVKTVIAQSYERIHRSNLVMMGVLPLQFLDGESADSLGLDGREEISVDIDENVKPHDKVKVTAKKESGEVVEFEAIARFDSLVELDYYRHGGILQLVLRKKLQNA; encoded by the coding sequence ATGTCTTCTAACTTAAAAGAGCAGGCAAAGAAAACGTTTTCTCTTAACGGAAAAACGTACACTTATTATGATTTGCAAGCATTAGAAGAACAAGGTTTAACAAACATCAACAAACTGCCATACTCAATCCGAGTATTATTAGAATCAGTTTTACGTCAAGAAGATGGTTTTGTTATAACTGACGAGCATATCGAAGGGTTATCTAAATTTGGTAATGGCGGAGAAGGCGAAGTACCATTCAAACCTTCACGCGTAATTTTACAAGACTTCACTGGTGTTCCGGCAGTAGTAGACTTAGCATCACTACGTAAAGCAATGGATGATGTTGGTGGGGATATCGACAAAATCAATCCGGAAGTTCCAGTTGATTTAGTAATTGACCACTCTGTACAAGTTGACAGCTATGCTAATCCAGAAGCATTGCAACGTAACATGAAATTAGAATTTCATCGTAACTATGAACGTTATCAATTCTTGAACTGGGCTACTAAAGCATTTGATAACTACAATGCAGTACCACCAGCAACTGGTATCGTTCACCAAGTAAACTTAGAGTACTTAGCAAATGTTGTACACGCTAGAGACGTAGACGGCGAAACAGTAGCTTTCCCTGATACATTAGTAGGTACAGACTCACATACTACAATGATCAACGGTCTTGGCGTTCTTGGCTGGGGTGTTGGCGGTATCGAAGCTGAAGCAGGAATGCTTGGACAACCTTCATACTTCCCAATTCCAGAAGTTATCGGCGTACGTTTGACAAATGCATTGCCGCAAGGTGCGACAGCAACTGACTTAGCGTTACGTGTAACAGAAGAATTGCGTAAAAAAGGCGTTGTAGGTAAGTTCGTTGAATTCTTCGGTCCTGGTGTACAACACCTTCCATTAGCAGACCGTGCTACAATTGCTAACATGGCGCCTGAATACGGTGCAACATGTGGTTTCTTCCCAGTAGACGAAGAATCACTTAAATATTTACGTTTAACTGGCCGTTCTGAAGAACAAATTGAACTTGTTGAAGAATACTTGAAACAAAACCATATGTTCTTTGATGTATCAAAAGAAGATCCATCATACACAGATGTTGTTGAGTTAGACTTATCTACAGTTGAACCTTCTTTATCAGGTCCTAAACGTCCACAAGACTTGATTAAATTAGGCGACATGAAAGAATCATTCGAAAAATCTGTAACTGCTCCAGCAGGTAACCAAGGCTTTGGTTATGATGAATCAGAATTCGATAAAAAAGCGAAAATTGAATTTGAAGACGGCAGAACTGCTGAAATGACTACAGGTGATATTGCAATCGCTGCAATTACATCATGTACTAACACATCTAACCCTTACGTTATGTTAGGTGCAGGTTTAGTAGCTAAAAATGCTGTTGAAAAAGGCTTGAAAGTTCCTGAGTTCGTGAAAACTTCATTAGCGCCAGGTTCAAAAGTTGTAACAGGTTACTTAGCTGATTCTGGTTTACAAGAATATCTTGATGAATTAGGTTTCAACTTAGTAGGTTATGGTTGTACAACTTGTATCGGTAACTCTGGTCCACTTTTACCAGAAATCGAGAAAGCAATTTCAGGAGAAGATTTATTAGTAACTTCTGTATTATCAGGTAACCGTAACTTTGAAGGACGTATTCACCCATTAGTAAAAGGTAACTACTTAGCATCACCACCATTAGTTGTGGCTTATGCTTTAGCAGGTACAGTGGATATTGATCTTCAACACGATTCTTTAGGTAAGGATAAAGATGGTAACGATGTTTACTTGAAAGATATCTGGCCTTCAATCAAAGAAGTTGCAGATGCAGTTGATAGTGCGGTTACACCTGAATTATTCCGTGAAGAATATGCAGATGTCTACACTAACAATGAAATGTGGAATGAAATTGATGTGACTGACGAGCCATTATATGACTTCGATCCTAAATCAACTTACATTCAAAATCCAACATTCTTCCAAGGTTTATCTAAAGAACCTGGTACAATTGAACCATTGAAAAACTTACGTGTTATGGGTAAATTCGGCGATTCAGTAACTACTGACCATATTTCACCAGCTGGTGCAATTGGTAAAGATACTCCTGCAGGTAAATACTTGCAAGATAACGATGTACCAATCAGAGAGTTCAACTCTTATGGTTCAAGACGTGGTAACCATGAAGTTATGGTTCGGGGTACATTCGCAAATATCCGTATTAAAAACCAATTAGCTCCTGGTACAGAAGGTGGCTTCACAACTTATTGGCCAACTGATGAAGTGATGCCGATTTATGACGCTGCAATGAAATACAAAGAAGACGGTACTGGCTTAGTTGTATTAGCAGGTAATGACTATGGTATGGGATCTTCACGTGACTGGGCAGCTAAAGGTACAAACCTTTTAGGTGTTAAAACAGTTATCGCTCAAAGTTACGAACGTATCCACCGCTCAAACTTAGTTATGATGGGTGTACTTCCATTACAATTCCTAGACGGCGAATCAGCTGACAGCTTAGGATTAGATGGCAGAGAAGAAATTTCTGTTGATATTGATGAGAATGTAAAACCACATGACAAAGTTAAAGTAACAGCGAAAAAAGAATCAGGTGAAGTTGTAGAATTCGAAGCTATCGCTCGTTTCGACTCACTTGTTGAATTAGATTACTATCGTCATGGTGGTATCTTACAATTAGTATTACGTAAAAAATTACAAAATGCTTAA
- the menI gene encoding 1,4-dihydroxy-2-naphthoyl-CoA hydrolase MenI, with the protein MIYSITEIDSRYQETDKMGFIYHGNYATWFEVARTDYIYKLGFNYADMEERGIISPVTDLNIKYIKPVTYPEKVRVKTWVERYSRIRSLYCYEILNEQDEIVTKGSTEIICMTRDKRTPIRLDRHFPDWHETYQEVEKRNRAGETFEVTNGIE; encoded by the coding sequence ATGATATACAGTATCACTGAAATCGATTCAAGATATCAAGAAACTGATAAGATGGGATTTATTTATCATGGGAACTATGCGACATGGTTCGAAGTTGCACGTACAGATTATATTTATAAATTAGGCTTTAATTATGCAGATATGGAAGAACGCGGCATTATTTCTCCTGTAACTGATTTGAATATCAAATATATTAAACCTGTTACTTATCCGGAAAAAGTAAGAGTTAAAACTTGGGTAGAACGTTATTCACGTATCCGTTCATTATATTGTTATGAGATATTGAATGAACAAGACGAGATTGTAACTAAAGGTTCGACTGAAATTATTTGTATGACTAGAGATAAGCGTACTCCGATTCGTTTAGATCGCCACTTCCCAGATTGGCATGAAACTTATCAAGAAGTCGAAAAAAGAAATAGAGCCGGAGAAACATTTGAGGTTACTAACGGCATTGAATAG
- the parE gene encoding DNA topoisomerase IV subunit B, which yields MATNKRQNYSDDSIQVLEGLEAVRKRPGMYIGSTDKRGLHHLVYEIVDNSVDEVLNGFGNEIQVTINKDDSITIEDNGRGMPTGIHKSGKPTVEVIFTILHAGGKFGQGGYKTSGGLHGVGASVVNALSEWLDVEIYRDGYIYEQKFNKGGLPATGLEKKGKTRKKGTKVTFKPDPEIFKSTTAFNFDTLSERLQESAFLLKDLKITLTDLRAGKEREEIYHYEEGIKEFVSYVNEGKEVLHDVSTFSGESHGIEVDVAFQYNDQYSESILSFVNNVRTKDGGTHEVGFKTAMTRVFNDYARRIGELKAKDKNLDGNDIREGLTAIISVRIPEELLQFEGQTKSKLGTAEARSAVDSVITEKLPYYLEEKGQLSKSLVKKAVKAQQAREAARKAREDARTGKKNKRKDTLLSGKLTPAQSKNTEKKELYLVEGDSAGGSAKLGRDRKYQAILPLRGKVINTEKARLEDIFKNEEINTIIHTIGAGVGNEFKLEDSNYNRVIIMTDADTDGAHIQVLLLTFFFKYMKPLVQAGRVFIALPPLYKLEKGKGKSKKVEYAWTDEELDKLQKQLGKGFSLQRYKGLGEMNPDQLWETTMNPETRTLIRVQVEDEVRSSKRVTTLMGDKVAPRREWIERHVEFGLQEDQSILENDEIQILDQEEYDEEEAN from the coding sequence TTGGCAACAAATAAACGACAAAACTATTCGGACGATTCAATTCAAGTTCTTGAAGGATTAGAAGCAGTCCGCAAAAGACCAGGAATGTATATAGGGTCAACCGATAAACGCGGTTTGCACCATTTAGTATATGAAATCGTTGATAACTCAGTCGATGAAGTATTAAACGGTTTCGGCAATGAAATTCAAGTCACTATCAATAAAGATGATAGTATCACCATCGAGGATAATGGCCGAGGTATGCCGACAGGTATTCACAAGTCCGGCAAACCGACCGTGGAAGTTATTTTTACTATTTTGCATGCTGGTGGTAAATTCGGTCAAGGCGGCTATAAAACTTCTGGTGGTTTGCATGGTGTAGGTGCATCAGTAGTGAATGCGCTCAGCGAATGGCTGGATGTGGAAATCTATCGAGATGGATATATTTATGAACAGAAATTTAATAAAGGCGGATTGCCTGCAACAGGATTAGAGAAAAAAGGCAAAACACGCAAAAAAGGGACAAAAGTCACTTTTAAACCAGACCCTGAAATCTTTAAATCTACAACAGCCTTCAACTTTGATACATTAAGCGAACGCTTGCAAGAGTCCGCATTCCTTTTAAAAGATTTAAAAATCACTTTAACAGATTTACGTGCTGGAAAAGAGCGCGAAGAAATCTATCATTATGAAGAAGGAATTAAAGAATTTGTAAGCTACGTCAACGAAGGTAAAGAAGTCTTGCATGACGTCTCAACATTCTCTGGCGAATCGCACGGTATTGAAGTAGATGTAGCCTTCCAATACAATGATCAATACTCTGAAAGTATCTTGAGTTTTGTAAATAACGTACGTACCAAAGATGGCGGAACACACGAAGTCGGTTTCAAAACAGCCATGACTCGTGTCTTCAATGATTACGCACGTCGAATTGGTGAACTGAAAGCGAAAGATAAGAATTTGGACGGAAACGATATCCGGGAAGGCTTAACAGCGATTATTTCTGTACGTATTCCTGAAGAATTGCTGCAATTCGAAGGGCAAACGAAATCTAAGTTAGGAACTGCAGAAGCTAGAAGTGCAGTCGATTCAGTAATCACTGAAAAACTACCTTACTATTTAGAAGAAAAAGGCCAACTTTCTAAATCGTTGGTTAAAAAAGCTGTGAAAGCACAACAAGCACGTGAGGCTGCTCGCAAAGCGCGTGAAGATGCACGTACAGGCAAGAAGAATAAACGTAAAGATACCTTGCTATCTGGTAAGTTGACGCCCGCTCAAAGTAAAAATACTGAGAAGAAAGAATTGTATCTTGTAGAGGGCGACTCTGCCGGCGGTTCAGCTAAGTTAGGCCGTGACCGTAAATATCAAGCGATTTTGCCATTACGTGGTAAAGTGATCAACACTGAAAAAGCACGCTTGGAAGACATTTTCAAAAATGAAGAAATCAACACAATTATTCATACAATCGGTGCAGGTGTCGGAAATGAATTCAAATTAGAAGACAGCAACTATAATCGCGTTATTATTATGACCGATGCCGATACAGATGGCGCTCACATCCAAGTATTGCTGTTAACTTTCTTCTTCAAATATATGAAACCACTAGTACAAGCAGGTCGTGTATTTATCGCCTTACCTCCATTGTATAAATTGGAAAAAGGTAAAGGTAAATCCAAAAAAGTCGAATATGCTTGGACCGATGAAGAATTAGACAAATTACAAAAACAACTTGGTAAAGGATTCAGTTTACAACGTTATAAAGGTTTAGGGGAAATGAACCCCGATCAATTATGGGAAACTACGATGAATCCGGAAACAAGAACGTTAATCAGAGTACAAGTAGAAGACGAAGTACGTTCATCTAAACGTGTTACAACTTTAATGGGTGATAAAGTAGCTCCAAGACGTGAATGGATTGAACGTCATGTTGAATTCGGTCTTCAAGAAGATCAAAGTATTTTGGAAAATGATGAAATCCAAATCTTAGATCAAGAGGAATATGATGAGGAGGAAGCAAATTGA
- the plsY gene encoding glycerol-3-phosphate 1-O-acyltransferase PlsY, whose product MMIVLMLLLAYLVGSFPSGVIIGKLFFKKDIRQFGSGNTGATNSFRVLGRPAGFVVTFLDIFKGFIVVFFPLWFPVHPTGPISEFFTHGLIVGVFAIIGHVYPIFLKFQGGKAVATSAGVVLGVAPILLLILAAIFFLTLYLTKYVSLSSIVAAICCVIGSLIIHDYILLGVSIIVAVLLILRHRTNIVRIFKGEEPKIKWM is encoded by the coding sequence ATGATGATTGTACTTATGCTTCTGCTCGCCTACCTTGTAGGGTCATTTCCGAGCGGAGTTATCATCGGAAAATTGTTCTTCAAGAAAGACATCAGACAATTTGGAAGCGGCAATACAGGCGCTACGAACAGTTTTCGTGTTCTAGGGCGACCCGCAGGTTTTGTCGTCACATTTTTAGATATATTTAAAGGTTTTATTGTGGTGTTTTTCCCACTATGGTTCCCGGTGCATCCGACAGGTCCAATCAGTGAATTCTTTACACACGGCTTAATTGTCGGTGTATTTGCGATTATCGGCCATGTTTATCCGATTTTCTTGAAATTTCAAGGCGGTAAAGCGGTAGCTACAAGTGCTGGGGTCGTATTAGGGGTTGCCCCAATATTATTATTAATATTAGCAGCTATCTTTTTCCTCACACTTTATTTAACAAAGTATGTATCTTTATCAAGTATAGTTGCAGCGATTTGTTGTGTCATTGGTTCATTGATTATCCATGACTATATATTGCTTGGTGTAAGTATCATTGTAGCAGTTCTCTTGATATTAAGACATCGCACTAACATTGTACGTATCTTTAAAGGTGAGGAACCTAAAATTAAATGGATGTAA